A DNA window from Camelina sativa cultivar DH55 chromosome 17, Cs, whole genome shotgun sequence contains the following coding sequences:
- the LOC104757890 gene encoding L-ascorbate oxidase homolog isoform X2 gives MYGTTCPIPPRSNYTYILQVKDQIGSFYYFPSLAFHKAAGGFGAIRILSRPGIPVPFADPAGDYTVLIGDWYKSNHTDLKSRLDRGKKLPSPDGILINGRSSGATINVEQGKTYRLRISNVGLQNSLNFRIQNHRMKLVEVEGTHTLQTMFSSLDIHVGQSYSVLITADQSPRDYYVVVSSRFTDKIITSTGVLRYSGSSTPASGPIPGGPTIQVDWSLNQARAIRTNLTASGPRPNPQGSYHYGLIPLIRTIVFGSSAGQINGKQRYGVNSVSFVPSDTPLKLADFFKISGVYKINSISDKPTGGGLYLDTSVLQVDYRTFIEIIFENKEDIVQSYHLNGYSFWVVGMDGGQWKTGSRNGYNLRDAVSRSTVQVYPKSWTAIYIALDNVGMWNLRSEFWARQYLGQQLYLRVFTSSTSLRDEYPIPKNSRLCGRARGRHTRPL, from the exons ATGTACGGAACCACGTGTCCAATTCCACCAAGAAGCAATTACACATACATTTTGCAAGTGAAAGACCAAATTGGAAGTTTCTACTACTTCCCATCCCTTGCGTTTCACAAGGCGGCTGGTGGGTTCGGAGCCATCAGGATCCTTAGCCGTCCGGGAATTCCAGTTCCCTTCGCTGACCCTGCAGGAGATTACACTGTCCTCATTGGAGATTGGTACAAGTCTAATCAtacg GATTTGAAGTCTCGTCTTGACAGAGGAAAGAAGTTACCTTCTCCTGATGGTATTCTTATCAATGGCCGAAGCAGCGGTGCTACTATAAACGTGGAGCAAG GGAAAACATACCGATTGAGGATATCAAACGTTGGATTACAAAATTCTCTAAACTTCAGAATCCAAAACCACAGAATGAAGCTTGTGGAAGTTGAAGGGACGCACACACTTCAAACCATGTTTTCCTCACTGGATATTCATGTTGGCCAGTCTTACTCCGTTCTCATTACTGCTGACCAATCTCCTCGTGACTACTACGTG GTTGTTTCGTCTCGGTTCACGGATAAAATCATAACAAGCACTGGTGTTCTTCGCTACAGTGGCTCGTCTACCCCAGCTTCTGGTCCAATTCCTGGTGGTCCCACTATTCAGGTCGATTGGTCCTTGAACCAAGCACGTGCCATCAG aacCAACTTGACAGCTAGTGGACCAAGACCAAACCCGCAAGGTTCATACCATTATGGTCTTATACCGCTCATTAGGACTATCGTGTTCGGCAGTTCAGCCGGACAGATAAATGGAAAGCAAAGATATGGTGTCAATAGTGTGTCATTTGTGCCTTCTGACACCCCTTTAAAACTGGCCGACTTCTTCAAGATAAGCGGTGTCTATAAGATCAACAGTATCTCAGACAAACCCACAGGTGGAGGTTTATACCTTGACACCTCAGTTTTGCAAGTCGATTATAGAACCTTTATCGAGATTATATTCGAGAATAAAGAAGATATCGTCCAAAGTTATCATCTCAATGGTTACTCTTTCTGGGTTGTCGG GATGGATGGTGGACAGTGGAAGACAGGGAGCAGAAATGGTTATAATCTACGAGATGCAGTTTCACGTTCCACTGTCCAA GTGTACCCAAAATCATGGACAGCCATTTACATTGCATTGGACAACGTAGGAATGTGGAACTTAAGATCAGAGTTTTGGGCAAGACAATACTTGGGACAACAGCTTTACTTGCGTGTCTTCACGTCATCTACGTCTTTGAGAGATGAGTACCCTATCCCAAAGAATTCGCGTCTCTGCGGCAGGGCAAGAGGACGACATACTAGGCCTCTATAA
- the LOC104757890 gene encoding L-ascorbate oxidase homolog isoform X1 — translation MYGTTCPIPPRSNYTYILQVKDQIGSFYYFPSLAFHKAAGGFGAIRILSRPGIPVPFADPAGDYTVLIGDWYKSNHTDLKSRLDRGKKLPSPDGILINGRSSGATINVEQGKTYRLRISNVGLQNSLNFRIQNHRMKLVEVEGTHTLQTMFSSLDIHVGQSYSVLITADQSPRDYYVVVSSRFTDKIITTTGVLRYSGSSASASGPIPGGPTIQVDWSLNQARAIRTNLTASGPRPNPQGSYHYGLIPLIRTIVFGSSAGQINGKQRYGVNSVSFVPSDTPLKLADFFKISGVYKINSISDKPTGGGLYLDTSVLQVDYRTFIEIIFENKEDIVQSYHLNGYSFWVVGMDGGQWKTGSRNGYNLRDAVSRSTVQVYPKSWTAIYIALDNVGMWNLRSEFWARQYLGQQLYLRVFTSSTSLRDEYPIPKNSRLCGRARGRHTRPL, via the exons ATGTACGGAACCACGTGTCCAATTCCACCAAGAAGCAATTACACATACATTTTGCAAGTGAAAGACCAAATTGGAAGTTTCTACTACTTCCCATCCCTTGCGTTTCACAAGGCGGCTGGTGGGTTCGGAGCCATCAGGATCCTTAGCCGTCCGGGAATTCCAGTTCCCTTCGCTGACCCTGCAGGAGATTACACTGTCCTCATTGGAGATTGGTACAAGTCTAATCAtacg GATTTGAAGTCTCGTCTTGACAGAGGAAAGAAGTTACCTTCTCCTGATGGTATTCTTATCAATGGCCGAAGCAGCGGTGCTACTATAAACGTGGAGCAAG GGAAAACATACCGATTGAGGATATCAAACGTTGGATTACAAAATTCTCTAAACTTCAGAATCCAAAACCACAGAATGAAGCTTGTGGAAGTTGAAGGGACGCACACACTTCAAACCATGTTTTCCTCACTGGATATTCATGTTGGCCAGTCTTACTCCGTTCTCATTACTGCTGACCAATCTCCTCGTGACTACTACGTGGTTGTTTCGTCTCGGTTCACGGATAAAATCATAACAACCACTGGTGTTCTTCGCTACAGTGGCTCGTCTGCCTCAGCTTCTGGTCCAATTCCTGGTGGTCCCACTATTCAGGTCGATTGGTCCTTGAACCAAGCACGTGCCATCAG aacCAACTTGACAGCTAGTGGACCAAGACCAAACCCGCAAGGTTCATACCATTATGGTCTTATACCGCTCATTAGGACTATTGTGTTCGGTAGTTCAGCCGGACAGATAAATGGAAAGCAAAGATATGGTGTCAATAGTGTGTCATTTGTGCCTTCTGACACCCCTTTAAAACTGGCCGACTTCTTCAAGATAAGCGGTGTCTATAAGATCAACAGTATCTCAGACAAACCCACAGGTGGAGGTTTATACCTTGACACCTCAGTTTTGCAAGTCGATTATAGAACCTTTATCGAGATTATATTCGAGAATAAAGAAGATATCGTCCAAAGTTATCATCTCAATGGTTACTCTTTCTGGGTTGTCGG GATGGATGGTGGACAGTGGAAGACAGGGAGCAGAAATGGTTATAATCTACGAGATGCAGTTTCACGTTCCACTGTCCAA GTGTACCCAAAATCATGGACAGCCATTTACATTGCATTGGACAACGTAGGAATGTGGAACTTAAGATCAGAGTTTTGGGCAAGACAATACTTGGGACAACAGCTTTACTTGCGTGTCTTCACGTCATCTACGTCTTTGAGAGATGAGTACCCTATCCCAAAGAATTCGCGTCTCTGCGGCAGGGCAAGAGGACGACATACTAGGCCTCTATAA